In Stenotrophomonas lactitubi, the genomic window CTTGCTTTAAAACAATTAATAGTTGCTTGATCAAACGTCTGCAAGATGGACAATCATCCTTCCTGCAGGCGCCTTCACAAGATACCTGCGCATACTTTCAAAGATCCTGGGAAGTGGCCTCAGCGCCATTCCCGTGTGCTGCGAAGTTTCCTTCGTAGCGAGCCGCCCATTATAGCCGGCTTTTCCGCTTCGTCAACACCTTTTTTCAAGGCCGTCTCACCGAAGTGGACGTTGTTGCCGATGCCGCTTCGTCGTTGGACCCGAGGGTCTTTCATCGTTGCGAGCCGCCTATTATGCCGGACTTTTCGAGTCCGTCAACACCTTCGTTCGATCATCTCGTCCGGCGGTGGTGGCGTCGCTGTTCGCGTTGGTGGCTTCCGAAGAAGTCGCCGCGCTGCAGCAAGGGAGCGAATTCTAGAGATCCTGCAGAATTCGTCAACTCTTTTTTTCAGGAAGATGACAGAACAGCGCCTGCACCCTGCATGGCGGCTGCTGATATGTCACCGCGGCGTTGCCCGCGCGTTGCGCGGTCAACGCCGCAGGCGCTATCAATACACCGATGCATAGCGAAGAGAAGAGCATGGACACGCAGAAACGACAGGGATGGTGGCGCGATCTTTCGATGCCGGCGATCGTCGCCGGCTTCATCACCGTGCTGGTCGGCTTTGCCAGTTCGGCGGTGATCGTGTTCCAGGCCGCGCAGGCCGTTGGTGCCGACCAGGCGCACATCGCCTCATGGATGTGGGCCCTGGGGCTGGGCATGGGCGTGACCTGCATCGGCCTGTCGCTGCGCTACCGCGTCCCGGTGATCACCGCATGGTCGACGCCGGGTGCGGCGATGCTGGTCGTCGGTGCCGGTGGCGCGTCTCTGTCTGAAGCCACCGGTGCGTTCCTGCTGGCGGCGGTGCTGGGCATGCTCGCGGGCTTCTCCGGGGTGTTCGCCCGGCTGATGAAGCGCGTGCCCATGGCCTTGGCCGCGGGCATGCTGGCCGGTGTGCTGCTGCGCTTCGGCCTGGACGTGTTCGTGGCAATGAACACCCAGCGCGTGCTGGCGTTGGCCATGTTCGCTACCTGGCTGCTGGGCCGCCGCCTGTTCCCCCGTTATGCGGTGATCGCCACTCTGCTGGTCGGCATCGCCATCGCCGCCAGCCAGGGTCTGCTGCATGCACAACAGGTGCACCTGCAGCTGGCCGTACCGCAATGGGTCACTCCTTCGCTGTCGTGGACGGCGATGGTCGGTATCGCCCTACCCCTGTTCGTGGTCACCATGGCCTCGCAGAACATCCCCGGTGTGGCGGTGATGCGCGCCTCCGGCTATGACGCACCGGTGTCGCCGGTGATCGGCTGGATCGGCGTGGTCAACACGCTGCTGGCACCCTTCGGCGCCTACGCACTGAACCTGGCAGCCATCACCGCGGCGATCTGCATGGGCCGTGATGCCCACGAGGATCCGGCACGGCGCTACACGGCGGCGATGGCGGCCGGCGCCTTCTATATCGTCATCGGCCTGTTCGGGGCCACCGTAGCGGCCCTGTTCGCTGCCTTCCCCAAGGAACTCGTGGCCTGCGTGGCCGGTATCGCCCTGTTCGGCACCATCGGCAACAGCCTGGCCAGTGCATTGGCAGTGGAGCGCGACCGCGAGGCCGCGCTGGTCACCTTCCTGGTGACCGCCTCGGGGATGACACTGGCCGGTATTGGTTCTGCGTTCTGGGGCCTGGTCGCCGGGACGCTCTGCCTGTGGGTGCTGCGGCCGCGGCAGGCCAGCTGAAGGGATCAGCCGGCCAACACGGCCCCGACGATGCCCAGGGTGACGGACACGGCGATGGCGATCACAGCACCAATCACGCTGGTATCGCCACGTGCTGCCAGCGTGCTGCGCACCGCAGCCTCGTTGTCCGTACTGAGCGACTGGGCGCGTGCGATCTCCCGCTGGCAATGCTGCAGGTACCAGCTGTTGGCGAAGACACCCACGGTAACGCTCAGGCCCAGGTTGATCACCAGCGACAGGGCATCCGGCACTTCGATGAAGGCCTCGATCGCGCTGGATGCCACCAGCACGCCGACCCAGATGGCGGCCATGCGGTACATCTTCCGGTACATCATCCAGATCACGCCAAACAGGAACCCCGGCCAGTGCCAGGTGCCCGCCGCGTTCGCGGTGCCCTGGTCCAGGCGCCAACGCTTGCGATAGATCGGGAAGTTGCCGCCGACAATGGCTGCATACAGACCCAACTGGCCGGTCAGTCCGGCGCCCAGTGGAATGACATCGGACGTTGCCGCTGCGGTCGGTGCGCGGTATGGGTCATGGCTGGACGCTGCGGCGACGGCGATCTCACTGGCAGGCGGTGCTGCCGGGCCATCGGCGACGCCGTCGGCAGCCGACGCTGGCGCTGCAGTCGACTGCAGCGACTGCAGCGGCTGCCAGCCAGCCATGCCCTCGCACCAGAGCAGGGTGTGGCCGGTGATGACGCCGTCCTGCTGCAACCTCTGCAGGCCAGCCAGGTCCACTGGCCCTTCACTCTTGCCGTTGCGGGCGTAGTACCACTGTGCTTCCTGCATTGAAAATCGTCCTGTGTGGGCGTTGCGCGGTTTACAGGGATGCGCTGGACAGCGTCTGCACCAGCGTGTGGCGACCGCCGGGAGCGATGGTGATCACATCGGGCCCGGCGTTGGCGGCTTCCAGGCAGACGTAGTCGCGCCAACCGTCGCCGACATCGGCCATCTTCGCGGCAGCGTCGGCGCCAGGGTTCCATGCCACCAGCGAGCGGCTGCCTTCGGTGCGGATGTCGATGCGGCGCTTGAGCACCGGGTCGCGCAGCACATAGTGCCCGCCGGCCTGGGTATAGATGCGGTCGCTGCGGCCCGGATCACGCGGATCACGCAGCGACCAGGGGCCCTGCTGGCGGCGAGACTGGGCGTAGTTCTCGAACTTGTCGAGGTAGTCGAGGCCATCGACGCCGTCGACGTCCACCTTGCTGGCGTCACCGACACGGAAGTAGTTGTGCAGCGCCTGGGTGATGGTGGCCGGGGCCTTGCCGGTGTTCTCAGTAACCAGCTGCTGGCGCAGTTCACGGCCGACACGGACGGTCATGGTCAGACGCAGGCCGAGATTGTCCAACGCAGGCGGGGCCAGGGTCAGTTCGATGCTGCCATCGTCGAGGCGGCGCGCCTGCTGCAGTTCCCAGGGCAAGGTGCGCACGAAGCCATGGGCCGGCACGTCGTCGCCCTGCCCCTGGCGGCCGAAGTACGGCCAGCACACCGGGCTGCCGCCACGGATGGGCGTAGGCAGTGCCGCGCGCTTGGGCGAGAGCCACATCACATCGGGTTGGCCCTTGGGCACGAACGAGAGCAGTTGACCGCCGAACACGCTGATCGCGGCGGTTGCCTGCGGGGTTTCCACCAGCCAGGCATCGAGTCCCTGGAACTGGCCACTGCTGACACCTTGGATCTGTTGCACGCTGGATCGACTCCGGATGGCCGGCGACTGCACGGCACTGTAGTTGGTGGGAAGGCTGAAGCGGGTGGGTGTGGCCGGAACCTTCGCCTGCGGTCCGCTCTGCAGCGCGCGCAGAATGCGCTGGCCAGCGCGACCATCGGCGTCGGCCCAACCGAGCCGGCGCTGCTCGACCTGGATGGCGCGACGACTGGCGGTACCGATCATGCCATCGGCGGCGCCGATGTCATGGCCGCGCGCCAGCAGCAGGGTCTGCAGCTGGCGGCGCTCGTCGCGGCCAAGACCGGGATCATCGGTGGGCCAGGCCGTCACCAGTCCATTACCCCCGCGCAGGCGATCGGCCAGGGTGGCGATGGCCAAGGCATAGCTCTCGGCCGCGTTGTAGCTGTAGATCGCGTCGTAGTTGCGGAACACCAGCAGCGCCGGGCCCTTGTTGCCGGCCGGCAGCAGCAGCGCGGCGCGTGCATCGGCGGGCAGGCCGGCCGGCGCCAGCGCGCTGCCGTCCAGGCCGGTCACGCCCAATGCGCGCCAGTCGGCCAGTGCCCGGCGCTGGGTGCGGCCGGCCTGGCCGGCGTTGAAGCCGGTGGGGACGCGGACTTCCATGCCCCAGGGTTCGCCGGTTCGCCAGCCGGCACGCTTCAGATAGTTGGCGGTGGAAGCCAATGCATCGGGAATGCTGCCGACCAGATCGCGGCGGCCATCGCCGTCACCATCAACGGCAATGCGTGCGTAGGTGCTGGGCATGAACTGGGTGTGGCCGAAGGCACCGGCCCAGGAACCGGTCAGGCCCTGTGCCTGCAGGTCACCCTTGTCGATGAGCTTGACCAGCGCCAGCAGTTCGCCGCGGAAGAAAGGTTGCCTTCGGCCGGCACAGGACAGCGTGGCCAGCGACTGCAGCAGCGGACGCTTGCCGAACACGCGCCCGTAGTCGCTCTCCACACCCCATACGGCGACGATGGTGACTGGATCGACGCCGTACTGCGCCGATACGCGCTGAAGCAGATCGCGGTGCTGCTGCAGCATGGCGCGACCGTCGTCCACGCGCTGGCGATCGACCAGCGCGGCCAGGTAGTCCCAGATCGGTGTGGTGAACTCCGGCTGCGCGTCGAGCAGCGGCAGCACGGTGGGATCCGGCTGCAGTCCGGCGGTGATGGCCGTGAAACGGTCAGCGGCAATGCCCTGGCTGGCGGCAGTCGTCTGCAGTCCCGCCATGCAGCGGGCGAACGCGGGATCAGCGGTTGCCGCGGCTGTCGGCGGGGCCGCCGCTGGCACGGCAAGCGCGGCGGCGAGGCCGAGCGTGGTCAGAATGGGCATGGCGTACTCCGTGTTGCCGGTGCTGGAGCCATGGTAACGCGGAGGAGCGGCAAGGTTGGCCGTTGCTGCCGGCCAGCGGCCGGCACTACCGGTGGCTATGGTGCGGGGCGCAGCAGACGCAGGCCGTACGCAGGATGGTCAGCGTTCCAGTGCGCCACCACCTCCAGCCCTGCCTGCTGCAGCAGATGGCCGAAGCTGGCGTCGGTGTACTTGTGGCTGTACTCCACGCGGATCGGTTCGCCCGCGCTGAAATGGAAGGTGCGGCCATCGAGATGGACGTCCTGCTCGCGCTGGCTGACCAGGTCGGTTTCGATGCGCAGGCGCGCAGTGCTGTAACGGGCCTGGTGACGGAAGCCGTCGAGATCGAAATCGCTGCCGACCTCGCGGTTGAGGCGCGCCAGCAGGTTCAGGGTGAAGGCGGCGGTGATGCCGTCGGCATCGTTGTAGGCGGCCTCGATCAGTGCCGGGTCCTTGTGCAGGTCGATACCGACCAGCGCCAGGCCGTCCTTGCCCATCGTCTGCCGCATCGCGCGCAGCAGCGCGATCGCGTCCTCATCAGCGAAGTTGCCCAGCGTGGAGCCCGGGAAGAACAGCAGCCGGCGCGCGGCAGGCCGGTCCGGCACGGGAACCTGCACCGGCCGGGTGAAGTCGGCACACACCGGCAGCATTTCCACGTCCGGCAGCGCCGGTGCCAGGTGGTCGATGCTGGACAACAGCGCCGTGCGCGAGATCTCGATGGGGGTATAGGCCACCGGATCCTGCAGAGCGGCCAGCAGGCGGGCGGTCTTGCGGCCGCTGCCACTACCCAGTTCCACCACATGTACGCGCGGCCCCACCGCCTGCGCGATCTGCGGCAGTACCCGATCCAGCAGGGCCAGCTCGGTGCGTGTGGGGTAGTACTCGCGGGTGTGGGTGATCTGCTCGAACAAGCGCGAGCCGCGCGCGTCGTAGAAATACTTGGAAGGCAACTGGCGTGAGGCGTGCGACAACCCCGCCACGGCGTCGGCAAGGATCTGCTGGCGGCCGGGGGTAAGGTCGGTCAGCGCCTGCAGCGCGTCCTGGACGGTGCTCATGAAAGATCCCTTGCCAGGCGCATGCCTGAGAACTGCCAACGCGCCGGTGGCATGAAGAAGTTGCGGTAGCTGGCCCGCACATGGCCGCGCGGGGTGGCACAGCTGCCACCGCGCAGCACCCATTGGCCGCACATGAATTTGCCGTTGTATTCGCCGAGGTTGCCGGCGAACGGACGGAAGCCGGGATAAGCACCATAGGCGCTGCTGGTCCATTCCCAGACATCGCCGAACAGCTGGCGGATGCCCCTGCCCTGCCCTGCATGCGGATGCAGCTGGTCGTCATCGGCGAAGTGGCCTTCGACCGGCTGCGTGGCGGCAGCCGCTTCCCATTCGAATTCGGTGGGCAGGCGGGCACCGGCCCAACGCGCGCAGGCATCGGCTTCGTAGTAGCTGAGATGACAGACCGGTGCGTGCGGATCGAGCTGGCGCCAGCCTCCCAGGGTGAACTCGCGCAGCAGGTCGTCATCCCAGTACAGCGGATGCTGCCACTGTTCGGCCTCACGCAGCGCCCACCCCTCGCTCAGCCACCAACGTGGATCGCGGTAGCCACCCGCGTCGATGAAGGCGCGGTATTCGGCGTTGCTGAGCGGACGTTCGGCGAGTGCATGCGCGGGCAGCAGCACGCGATGCACGGGTGACTCATTGTCATAAGCGAATGCTGCGTGCTGCGGCCAGGCGGATGCACCGATACTGACGATGCGTTCGCCCTGTTCGACCCAGCCCTGTGCGCTGTGGCCACTTACGGCAATGGGCAGGTCATCGCGATACGGCGGCTGCAGCGGATTGCACCAGAAGGCGTGCTTGATGTCGGTGAGCAGCAGCTCCTGGTGCTGCTGTTCGTGGTGCAGCCCCAGCTGCAGATGCTGCAGGGCGTCGCTGCCCAGGTCGCCGTCGCGCAGTTGTGCCAGCACCTGTTCATCCACGTGCCGGCGGTAAGCGTGGACCTGCTGCAGCGAGGGCCGCGACAGCAGACCGCGCTGTGGCCGTGCGTGGGCGGGGCCGAGACTCTTGTAATAACTGTTGAACAGATAGTCC contains:
- a CDS encoding benzoate/H(+) symporter BenE family transporter; this translates as MDTQKRQGWWRDLSMPAIVAGFITVLVGFASSAVIVFQAAQAVGADQAHIASWMWALGLGMGVTCIGLSLRYRVPVITAWSTPGAAMLVVGAGGASLSEATGAFLLAAVLGMLAGFSGVFARLMKRVPMALAAGMLAGVLLRFGLDVFVAMNTQRVLALAMFATWLLGRRLFPRYAVIATLLVGIAIAASQGLLHAQQVHLQLAVPQWVTPSLSWTAMVGIALPLFVVTMASQNIPGVAVMRASGYDAPVSPVIGWIGVVNTLLAPFGAYALNLAAITAAICMGRDAHEDPARRYTAAMAAGAFYIVIGLFGATVAALFAAFPKELVACVAGIALFGTIGNSLASALAVERDREAALVTFLVTASGMTLAGIGSAFWGLVAGTLCLWVLRPRQAS
- a CDS encoding DUF2628 domain-containing protein codes for the protein MQEAQWYYARNGKSEGPVDLAGLQRLQQDGVITGHTLLWCEGMAGWQPLQSLQSTAAPASAADGVADGPAAPPASEIAVAAASSHDPYRAPTAAATSDVIPLGAGLTGQLGLYAAIVGGNFPIYRKRWRLDQGTANAAGTWHWPGFLFGVIWMMYRKMYRMAAIWVGVLVASSAIEAFIEVPDALSLVINLGLSVTVGVFANSWYLQHCQREIARAQSLSTDNEAAVRSTLAARGDTSVIGAVIAIAVSVTLGIVGAVLAG
- a CDS encoding lytic murein transglycosylase — translated: MPILTTLGLAAALAVPAAAPPTAAATADPAFARCMAGLQTTAASQGIAADRFTAITAGLQPDPTVLPLLDAQPEFTTPIWDYLAALVDRQRVDDGRAMLQQHRDLLQRVSAQYGVDPVTIVAVWGVESDYGRVFGKRPLLQSLATLSCAGRRQPFFRGELLALVKLIDKGDLQAQGLTGSWAGAFGHTQFMPSTYARIAVDGDGDGRRDLVGSIPDALASTANYLKRAGWRTGEPWGMEVRVPTGFNAGQAGRTQRRALADWRALGVTGLDGSALAPAGLPADARAALLLPAGNKGPALLVFRNYDAIYSYNAAESYALAIATLADRLRGGNGLVTAWPTDDPGLGRDERRQLQTLLLARGHDIGAADGMIGTASRRAIQVEQRRLGWADADGRAGQRILRALQSGPQAKVPATPTRFSLPTNYSAVQSPAIRSRSSVQQIQGVSSGQFQGLDAWLVETPQATAAISVFGGQLLSFVPKGQPDVMWLSPKRAALPTPIRGGSPVCWPYFGRQGQGDDVPAHGFVRTLPWELQQARRLDDGSIELTLAPPALDNLGLRLTMTVRVGRELRQQLVTENTGKAPATITQALHNYFRVGDASKVDVDGVDGLDYLDKFENYAQSRRQQGPWSLRDPRDPGRSDRIYTQAGGHYVLRDPVLKRRIDIRTEGSRSLVAWNPGADAAAKMADVGDGWRDYVCLEAANAGPDVITIAPGGRHTLVQTLSSASL
- the egtD gene encoding L-histidine N(alpha)-methyltransferase, producing MSTVQDALQALTDLTPGRQQILADAVAGLSHASRQLPSKYFYDARGSRLFEQITHTREYYPTRTELALLDRVLPQIAQAVGPRVHVVELGSGSGRKTARLLAALQDPVAYTPIEISRTALLSSIDHLAPALPDVEMLPVCADFTRPVQVPVPDRPAARRLLFFPGSTLGNFADEDAIALLRAMRQTMGKDGLALVGIDLHKDPALIEAAYNDADGITAAFTLNLLARLNREVGSDFDLDGFRHQARYSTARLRIETDLVSQREQDVHLDGRTFHFSAGEPIRVEYSHKYTDASFGHLLQQAGLEVVAHWNADHPAYGLRLLRPAP
- the egtB gene encoding ergothioneine biosynthesis protein EgtB — encoded protein: MDSVPAAVAAPQHDLARHFTHVRGRSVQLAAPLSPEDALLQSMADASPAKWHLAHTTWFFERFVLASRPGYTPWDPAWDYLFNSYYKSLGPAHARPQRGLLSRPSLQQVHAYRRHVDEQVLAQLRDGDLGSDALQHLQLGLHHEQQHQELLLTDIKHAFWCNPLQPPYRDDLPIAVSGHSAQGWVEQGERIVSIGASAWPQHAAFAYDNESPVHRVLLPAHALAERPLSNAEYRAFIDAGGYRDPRWWLSEGWALREAEQWQHPLYWDDDLLREFTLGGWRQLDPHAPVCHLSYYEADACARWAGARLPTEFEWEAAAATQPVEGHFADDDQLHPHAGQGRGIRQLFGDVWEWTSSAYGAYPGFRPFAGNLGEYNGKFMCGQWVLRGGSCATPRGHVRASYRNFFMPPARWQFSGMRLARDLS